The DNA region CGAAGGCACGCTGCTGGATCGCTTCGGACCCGAATACGCCGATTACGACTTCCCGATCCTCACCGGACTGGACTCCGCCGGACGGGACACCCTGAAGCGGAAAGTGGCGCGCGGCGCGACGTTCGTGAACTACCTCTACCGCACCCACCCCCAGCTCGCGGATCAGGTCTCGGAAATCGACGTCGAGCGGGACGACGCCCTCGAAGTGAGGCTGAACGACGGCGGGCCGCCGCTGAAAGTGAGCCCGGACGCCTTCGAGCTGAACCTCGACAACTATCTGGCCATGAGGAACTACATCGCATCGAATTACGGCGACGTGAGATATGTCGATCTGAGATGGAAGGATCGCCTCAGCATCCTGCCGGCGGAGGGAAGGAGCAGCGAAGATGGCACGAAGCGCTAAGCACATCGTGGGTCTGGACATCGGCACGACCAAGGTCTGTGTCACCGTCGCCGAGCCTAACGAGAACGGTTCGCTCGACATCGTCGGGTTCGGCACGTGTCCTTCGAAAGGCCTCCGCAAGGGAGTGGTCATCAATCTCGACGCCACGATCGACTCCATCAAGTCCGCGGTGGAAGAGGCGGAGCTGATGGCGGGGGTCAGCGTCGAAAAAGCCTTCGTGGGGATCGCCGGGGGGCACGTCCGCGGCTTCAACAGCCGGGGCGTGGTCGCCATCTCGGGGAAGGATCACGAAGTCACCCGGGCCGACATCGCCCGGGTCCTGAATGCCGCCCGGGCGGTCTCCATCCCCCCCGACCGGGAGATCTTCCACGTGCTCCCCCAGGAGTTCATCGTGGACGACCAGGAAGGGATCGGGGATCCCGTGGGGATGACCGGGACCCGCCTGGAAGCGAACGTCTACGTCGTGACCGGCTCGATCTCCGCGGTGCAGAACATCGTGAACTGCGTGAACCGCGCGGGCATCGAGGTCGAGGACACGGTCCTGGAGCAGCTGGCCGCCTCCGAGGCGACGCTGACCACCGATGAAAAGGAGATGGGGGTGGCCATCATCGACGTCGGTGGCGGCACGACCGACCTGGCGCTTCTCGAGCGGGGAGCCATCCGCCACATCAGCATCCTTCCCACCGGCGGGGACCACTTCACGAACGACATCGCGGTGGGGCTCCGGACGCCCGTTCCGGAAGCGGAGCGGATCAAGAAGAAGTACGGCTGCGCCGTCCCCGGCCTGGTGGGCGAGGAGGACACGATCGAGGTGCCCAGCGTGGGCGGGCGGAAATCGCGGGTCCTCTCCCGGCAGATTCTCTGCGAGATCATTCAGCCCCGGGCGGAGGAGATCTTCTCCCTCATCAACGAGGAGATCGTCCGCACGGGGTTCGACAAGTCCATCAATGCCGGTGCGGTCCTTACCGGAGGCGGATCGATCATGGAAGGCATCCCGGAAATCGCCGAGGACGTCCTGGACATGCCGGTCCGCCGCGCCGCCCCCGTCAACGTGGGGGGGCTTTCGGACGGCGTCAACAGCCCGCTCTTCGCCACGCCGGTCGGCCTGATCCTCTTTGGCCACCGGCACCGGACGCGGCGCGTGGAGGTCCAGCCGCCCACCAACCCGTTTTTCTTCGTCCGTATGGGAGAGCGGATGAAGACCTGGATCCAGGAGCTGTTTTGAGCCAGAAGGGCGGCCGAAGCATAGGGCCGGGGCAGAGCTGCCTTCCCGGTTTCGACCGGGAAGCCAAACCGTCAGGGGGACAATCGATGATCCGCATGGAAGACCCGGAGCCGGGCAAGGACAAGAAGGCCAGCGTGACGTTCGCCGAAACAAGGGACATCGGCGCCAACATCAAGGTCGTCGGAGTGGGCGGCGGGGGAGGCAACGCCGTCAACCGGATGATCGCGAACAATCTGCAGGGGGTGGAGTTCATCGCCGCAAACACCGACTGCCAAGCGCTGCGCTCGTCGAAGGCGGCGGTGCGCCTGCAGATCGGATCCAAACTGACCAAGGGGCTCGGCGCCGGCGCCAATCCCGACGTCGGCCGGAACGCCGCGCTGGAGGACTCGGAGAAGATCCTCGAGCTGCTCAGCGGCGCCGACATGGTTTTCATCACCGCCGGGCTCGGCGGCGGGACGGGCACGGGGGCGACCCCCATCATCGCGAACCTGGCGCAGGAGCTCGGGGCGCTCGTGGTGGCGGTCGTGACCAAGCCCTTCTCGTTCGAAGGGAAGCGCCGCAAGGAGCAGTCGGAGCAGGGGCTGCGCGAGCTCCAGGAATGCGTCGACACCGTGATCGCCATCCCGAACGAGAAGCTCCTGTCCACCGTGGACAAGAAGATGGCGCTCGGCGCGGCGTTCCAGTACGCCGATGACATCCTGCGCCAGGCGGTGCAGGGCATCTCCGACCTGATCACGATCCCGGGGGAGATCAACCTCGATTTCGCCGACGTGAAGACGATCATGGCGGGCATGGGCATGGCGCTCATGGGCACCGGCATCGCCCGCGGCGAAAACCGCGCCATGGAAGCCGCCCAGAAGGCGATCTCCTCGCCGCTCCTCGAGGACGCCGCCATCGACGGCGCCAAGGGGATCCTCATCAACATCACCGGCGGCACCGACATGACGCTGCACGAGGTGTCGGAAGCTTCGACGCTGGTCCAGAAGACCGCCGACGCGGAAGCCAACATCATCTTCGGGACGGTCATCGATCCCACCATGACCGACGAGATGAAGGTCACGGTGATCGCCACGGGGTTCAAGGACCCGTCGACGCCCGTCGTGACGCCCCGCGGCCGGGAGGCGTTCTCCATGCGGGATCGCGGAGGCTTCGAGCACCGGATCTCCGACACGCCCGCTTTCATGCGGAAGCAGCAGCAGCGCGCCGTGGAGGCAGCGAGCTTCTCCCCCTCGGAGGAGGCCGCCCCCGCATACGCTTCGCTTCAAGACGAGCTCGACATCCCGACATTCTTGAGGAAGCAGATGGATTAGCTGGATCGCCTTGGGCGGGAACGGCAACGTTCCTTCTGGGGGACGGAGCGAAGGAGCCCAGCGGTCGACGGCATGGGTTCCCCGCTCACTGGCCCGACCCGCATAAAGCGCGGGTGCCCCGGCCCCTGCTCACAAGCCCCGTTCCGCCCCGGCCCCGATGAACTCCAGGAGGGACGGGGAGGTCACGCGAGCGGCGGCGGCTCCCTCGAGTACCTTCATCGACCCGCGCTGAGGGCGGGCCCGACAGACGGATGAAGGACTCGTGATCGGCGGGTTGGGTGGGTCTTGCGTGAGGGAAGGGTCGCGCATACAATGCGCGCCAGCGACTGCCGTCTCCCGAAGCCGGTGTACGCCCGGTGGACGCTTTGCGGGTGGAGCGGGTCCTGCAAAACCTTTACAAGATCCTGGTCGTCGACGACGAGCCCGAGAACGTCCAGCGCCTGACCGAGTGGCTCCGCCGCGAGAGCTTCGTCGTCACCGCCGCCGCCAGCGCCCGGGAGGCGCTCGAGATCGTGCGGCGCGAGATGCCGGATCTCATCCTGTTGGATCGCTCGATTCCCGCTCTCTCCGGCGGAGGCGTCGCCCGCGAGCTGAAGAGCGACAGCCAGCTTGGAATGATCCCCATCATCATGCTGACCGACGGCTCGGGGCCTCCGGCCGCCTCCGAAGTCCTCGCGGAAGGCGCCGACGACCTGATCTCCGATCCGACCGACTTCGCCGAGGTAAGCTCCCGCGTCCGGACGATGCTGAAGAAGCGGGACGTGTATCTTCAGCTCGAGCGCGCCAACCAGGAGCTGAAGGAGGCGAACAACCGGCTGCAGCAGCTCCTGGTCCGGGACGAGAAGACCGGGCTCCTCAACTACCGCAGCTTCGAGCAAAGGCTCCAGGAGGAGTTCCGCCGGGCCCGGCGCTACCGCGAATACCTTTCCCTGATGATGCTCGACCTGGATCACTACAAGGCGATCAACGACCAGTACGGGCACCTATGCGGGGACGACGTCCTGCGCGAGTTCGGGCGCATTCTCGCCAGCAGCGCCCGCGAGACGGACCTGGTGGCGCGCTACGGCGGGGATGAGTTCGTGATCCTCCTGCCGGCGACCGCCGGCCCTCCGGCGTTCAAGCTCGCGGAGAGGATTCGCCAGGCGATGGAGAGCCACCGCTTCGATCTCGGAGGCAGCAAGGTGACGGTGACTTCCAGCCAGGGAATCGCCACCTATCCCGTCAACAACCGGATCTTCAGCCACGAGGACCTGGTCCGTCTCGCCGACAAGGCGCTGTACGAGGCGAAGGAATCGGGCCGGAATCGTTCCGTGCTGGATCCCCTTTCCATCCGGAGCCGTGATTAATCCTCCCTCCGCGGGCGCGATCCCGTCCCGGCGCCGTCCCTATGAAACCATCACGGCGGCGCTCCTTGGTCTCTGCTCGTTCCTCGTCACCGCGGCGGCAGGGCCCGCCCTCGCCGCGGGGCGGCCGCCCAAGCCGGCGCAGAGCTATGGAGCGGGCAAGGTCTTCAAGCCCGAGTTCAAGGATCTGGTGCGCCATGCCGACCTGATCGTCGTGGGGCGGGTGAGCCAGATCGGGGGCATCCCTCACCCTGGACCTTCGCGCCAGCGTCCCGGCTCGCGCAAGTACGCCTACTGGGAGGACAGCTACGCCCTCCTGGAGATCGAGCAGGTCGTCAAGGGAAAGGCTCCCGGCAGAACCGTGCGGGTGGCGTTCCATTCCGATCTCGAAGGCGACAAGACGAATTATCAGGCCGGAAAGAAGTACATCGCCTTCCTCCTCCGGCCGACGAAATATCCCGACAGCTACACGACCGCCCACTTCCATTACGGCCAGTACCGGATCAACGACCAGGGGAAGGCGGAGCGGGTCGCCGATCCTTCCGAAATCAGCAAGCCCAGCTCGACGGTGATCGACAGCGTGCGCCAGGCGATGGGATCCGCGGGAAAAGGGTCGTGATTCACTCCCCTCCGGAGGTGGTCTACTCGAGGGGCTTCACATACCGAATCGCGGCGCTGCTGCTCGCCCTCCTGGTCGCCTTCGGCCTTTTCTATTTCCATGCGCGCCTCCGGCGGGAATGGTCCTGGGGTCTCGGAGCCCTCACGGCGCTGTTCCTTCTCCTGTACTGGAAGCGCGAGGCGGGGAAGGTCGTCGAGATCCACTCCGAGGGGATGGTCGTTCGCAGCGGCGCCTCCGCCCGGGCGATTCGCTGGGAAGCGGTGCGCGAGGTGCGCTACCGGGCGATCGTCTCGCGGGGAGGAGGCCTCCTGGGCCTCCTGTTCCGGGCGCTCCTGCACGGATTCTCCCGCCGCTCCACGGGGGTCGACGAGCGCAGCGTCTCGATCCGCTGCGCGCTCCTCGCCGACTCCCAGGCTCCCCTCGTGCTCACCTCCGGCTGGAGCCGCGCCGGCGACGCGGTCGAGAAAATCCTGGCGCGCGTGAATCCCCGCCTCATCCAAGAAGCCCTCAACCAGGTGCGGACGGCGGGCCGAGCCGAGTTCGGCCCCGTGGCGATCCAGCACGACTCGATCCTCCGGGGCCGGAAGCGCGTGCGCTTCGCCGAGGTGGCCTCCTTCGGACTGGAGTCAGGGCGCTTTTTCGTGAAGAAGCAGGGGGCGTGGCTGAACGTCATCCAGATGCCGGTCGCGAAGATTCCGAACGCTTTCGTCCTGGTGGAACTGCTGCGCCAGCTCGGCGTTCCGGGAATGCGGCCGGGCACTCTCGCTTCGGCTAACTTCCGAGGTTGAGGCGGGAGCCTGGGGGCCGCGATCGGCCGCGCGCCGGCTCCAAGCCGAATCAGACGGGGCGCCTCGGAAGGGCCGTCTTGGCAGCCGAGAGCGCGGGCTTCCGCGACCGCGGCCGCAGCCCGGCACTGCCTTTGAGAATCAGGGCGGAATAGGGGCAGAAATCCCGCAAGAAGCACGCCTCGCACCGGGGACGGCGGGAGATGCAGATCTGGCGGCCATGCAGGATGAGCTGGAGGGAGAAGTTCGACCAGCGCGATTCCGGAACGAGCTTCATCAGATCGAACTCCACCTTGACCGGATCTTCGTGGCGGGTCAAGCCGAGCCGGCGGGAAACCCTTCCGACGTGCGTGTCGACCGTAATTCCCGGAATGCCGAAGCTGTTCCCCAAGACGACGTTCGCCGTCTTGCGGCCGACTCCCGGGAGAGTGACCAGATCCGCGAGCCGGGGAGGAACCTCTCCGGCGAAGTCCTTCACGAGCTTGCGGCAGCATTCCCGGATGTTGCGCGCTTTGCTTCTGAAGAAGCCGGTCGAACGGATCAAGGCTTCCAGCTCGCGCAGATTCGCCCGGGCGAAAGCCCGGGCGTCGGGATATTTTCGGAACAGGGCGGGCGTCACGAGGTTCACGCGCGCGTCGGTGCACTGCGCCGAGAGAATCGTCGCCACGAGGAGCTGAATCGGGCTCTGGTGGGACAGCGCCGTCTCGGACTCTGGATAATGCTCGTCGAGAAGCGCGAGAATACGCTCCATTCGACGCGGGTCGACCGGCTTGCCGGTCCGGTTTGCCATCAGTCTCTCCCGGGAACGGCGCATCTTACCATGGTCTTCGGCGCCCGATCGCGCGCCTCGCGGCGGCCGGCGCCCGGGCGCAGAGCCGTGATATAAGCGGGGGCAGGAGGGGACTTGGAGCGCCGCGAGACCGAGATCAAGCTCGCCCTTTCCGGGCCCCGCGCGCGCCTCACGGCCCGCCTCAGGAGCCTGGGAGCATGGCTCGAGCTTCCCCGTCACTTGGAAGACAATTTTCTCTTCGACGATGCCGACCGCCGAATCTCGCGGACGCATTCACTCCTGCGCGTCCGCTTGACACCGAGCGGGGCGTCCCTGACCTTCAAGGGTCCCGCGAGGGTGATTCACGGCTTGAAGTCCCGCGCCGAGCTGGAGACCCGATTCTCCGACGGCGAGACTCTCTTGAAGATCCTCGATCGTCTCGGGATGCGCTGCGGCTTCCGCTACCAGAAGTACCGCACCCTTTATCGGCTCGGAGCACTGCATATAGCGCTGGACGAAACACCCATAGGCACCTATATAGAGCTCGAGGGTAGCCGGCGCGCTATCGAGAGGCTTTCGAGGCGGTTAGGGTTCGGCCGAGACGACTTTATAACCGGAACCTACCACGACCTGTTCGTTACATACAAAAGAGCTAATCGGATCCGAACCAGAAATATGCTATTTGGTATCGTTTAGACCCATGTCTATGGATTGCCTTGGGTAGTTTTGAAGGGGTGAGCAGAGTTTCGATCCGGACTAGAGCGGTTTTCATCTCATGTCGTCCGGCCGACTCTTGAGGCCCGGCTGCATACCGGAGGAGATATGAAAGCGATGGTGCTCGCCGCCGGCCTGGGGGAAAGGATGAAGCCCTTGACATGGGATCGCGCCAAGCCGGCTCTTCCGCTTCTGAACCGCCCCTCGGTGCTCCATCTCCTCGAGCACCTCGCGCGTAACGGCGTGGACCAGGTCGCGATCAATCTGCACTACTGCCCCGACACGGTCCGCGTGCTGGAGCCCGAGATTCGGGCTCTCGGATTGAACGTCTTCTTCTGCCCCGAGCCAACGATCCTGGGGACCGGCGGCGGCTTGAAAAACGCTGAGGAATTCCTGCGGGATGGAACGCTGATCATGGCCAATGCCGACTTCGTCACCGATTGCCCTTTGGCGCTGGCGCTGGAGCATCATCGCCGAAGCGGCGCCCTGGCGACGCTCGTCCTGACGCCATTTCAAGAGGGAACCGAATACGGGGCCGTGGAGATGGGTGATGATCATCGGATCGTGCGCATCGCGGGACATCCGGGACCTGGGACCGGAAAGCCGCGCTACCATTTCACCGGAATCCACATCCTTGAACCCGCGATATTCCGGGAGATCCCGCCCGCCGTGAAGAGTGAGATCAACCGCGAGATCTATCCGAAGCTCATCGAAAGAGGCGAGCGCATTGTCGGGTATGTTCATGCCGGCTTTTGGCGCGAGCTGGGGACCCCTCAGCGCTACTTGCAGGGTTCCCTGGATCTGATCAGGCTTGGCGACGCCGGCTACATGCAGAAGATGCGTTTGCGGGAAGGGGTGTACAGTGCCTCCCCCTTGTCATCGCTGCAGGGAAGCATCGAGCCGGCTTTCCTCGCCGGAGCGGATCTCCAGATGTCCTCCGACAGCTTCGCGGCGGAGGTCGTCCTCGGGAATCGGGTGGTCCTGGGCCGGCAGTCGCGCGTAGTGCAGTCGATCCTGTGGGACAGCGTGAGAATCGAGGAAAGCTCTTCGCTCACGGAGTGCCTCGTCGCATCCCGAGTCACGATTCCCGCAAGAACCAGCCTGACCCGCCGGGTCGTCCTGGATGAGGCGAGCTACAGGGGCGATCGCGGCAAGCTGGAGCGCTCCGGAAGCCTCCTCCTGGCTTCGTTCTAGATCCCATGCGAAAGGACCCGGGGCTCGAGGCTTTCGCGCATCGTAACTTCCCGCCCGGCAGCCGCATCACGCAGCTCAAAGGAGACGCCTCCACCCGGCGGTTCTTTCGCGTCGAGCCTCCGGACGCTCCCAGCATCATCTTGATGCTGTTTCCGGAGGCCTTCGATTGGAACGACTCCGCGCTGCGCTCGAATCACGAGCATTTCGAGCGTGTCGGAGTCCCGGTGCCGAAGATCCTCGGCGTCTTCCCGGAGCAGGGGATCGTGCTCCAGGAGGATCTGGGCGACACCACCCTTCAATCGGCGATTCTCGCCGATCCGGGCTACGACCGGGCGTCCCGCTATCGAGAGGCCATCGACGTCATCGCGCTGCTCCAGGATCGGGGAACGCGCCAGCTGCCCCCCGCCGCCGCGGCCCGGAAATCGGCGCTGGACGAAGCGAAGCTCCTGGCGGAGCTGGAGCACTTCTACCGGCACTTCGTGCTCGGCTATCGTGGCGCGCATCCCTCCGCCGACGAGGCGGCGCAGCTCGCCAGCTTCTTCGGCTACCTGGCTTACTCGCTCGATGGAGCCCCGCGAGTCCTCTGCCACCGCGACTTCCAGTCCCGCAACCTGATGATCACGCCGGAGGGCCTGAAAGTCATCGATTACCAGGACGCCCGAATGGGGCCGGCGGCCTACGACCTGGCCTCGCTGCTGCGCGATTCGTCGCTGGACCTCGCGGCGGAGCTCCGGGAGGAGGGGATCCGCTATTTTCTGGCGCAGCGCCCGGCGCTATGGGAGGAGGCCTTCCGGGAGGAGTTCGAAAGGACGGCTCTCCAGAGGAACATCAAGGATCTCGGCACGTTCGGATACCAGGTGCATCATCTCGGCCACCCGGACTACGAACGCTACATCCCGCGAACGTTGACGATGGTGCGCGACGCGCTGCTCCGCGGGCGGCAGTACCACGGGATCTTCGCGGCCTTCGAGAAGCACGTCTTCAGCGGCCGCGGCTGACGAGCAGATCGGGCGCCCCGTTCGCCGTCGCTCCCCGCAGCGCGAACCGCAGGCGCGCCGAGACCTCGCGAACCGCCTCGAGCAATTCGGCCGGATCCGCCCGGAAGGCCACGATCCGGCACCCTTCGACGCGCCGTCCGGCGCGCACCTTCCACCCCATCCCCCTCCAGCCGATCTTCTCGCCGCGCGGCCCTCCGGCCGGATCGGCGGCGAGCGCCGCCAGGAGAAAGCCCTGCTCGAGCTCCGGGAGGATCTCCTCGGGCCGCCGGCTGCCGGGCACGATGAAGAGATTCGATCCGGCGATCCGCGGGAGCTCGCGGTAGGAAGCGCGTCCCGCCGTTCCGGGGCGGCCGATCTCATCCGCGCGCGGCCGGCGGAGCCGATCGATCCGGACGCCGGCTTTGACCAGGGTCAACCGGCCGGTCGGATTCCCCTCCCCGTCGAATGGAGCGCTGGCGACGCCGCCCGCGAGGCCGCCGTCGTCGACGACCGTGACCGCCTCGGAGCCGACGCGGAGGAACCCGGTCTCCCGCGACCCTTCCGCGTCCCGGGCCTCTTCCAGGAGTTCGGGCTCAAGCCGGCGCAGCAAGCAGACCGCGGCCGGCGCCTCGATGAGGAGATCCGCCCCGCCGATCTCCATCACGGCTCCGGCGGGACGGATTCGATCGAGCTCCTGGGCCGATTCCTTGAAGGCCTCGAAATCGGGTCCCGGCGCAACCCGCTCCAGATGGAACGTCGGGCCGCCCGCCTCGGCGCGCGTGAGCCGGAGCAGCGCCAAGGTCCGCGCGTAGCCGGCCCGCAGCCCGCGGCTGTTCACCAGGGCGACTCGGGAGATTCCGTCGCGATAGGCGGCGCTCGTCGGCCGGAAGCGTCCGGGAGCGGCGGCTCGCAGCGCGTTCTCCAGCAGGCCCCGCTTGTCGGCGGGGCTCATGCGGGTCACGTTGTCGTCGATCAGCCCGTCCGGATCGCTGAAAGGCCGCGCGGGCCGAGGGGCGGGGAAGGCGGCGCCCGAGCGGCCCGCGGCGGAATCCTTGAGCGCCGAGACGGCGAGCCGGATCATCTCGCGCGGCCGCAGGTCGCTGCCCCACGACGAGAAGGCGTGCCCGAAGTTTCCGCGATCGTCGAAGACGCGCAGCGCGATGCCGCGTTCCGAGCCTCCGGCAAGCGTGGCGAAGCCGCCCGCGAGCGCGATGCCGGTCGTGGAGCTCGTCTTGAGATAGACCTCCGCCTCGAAGGCGCCGGCCAGGAGGGCCTCCTCCACCATCCCTTCCGCCCAATCCAGATCGGCGGGGATTTCCGCCTCGAACGAGGCGGAGGGTTCTTCGGGTTGTTTCGAGGCCATGCTTGGGCTCCGCCGCCGTGGAAAGACGCCGCCAGCAGACGGCCGAGGATAGCATGCCCGCGTCGCCGGCTCCTTTCCCCACCGTCCGGAAGGCAAATTCTCGGCTCGGGAGCCAATCGACGCTGGCTTCCCCGCCTCCGCTGCGCTAAATTTCGACCCGTGACTGTCGCCCGGTCCGGCACCATCGCCGCCAAATCGATCGATCGCAAGCCCGAAGCGCCGCGGGCGCGGCTCGCCTGGGATCGCTCCGCCCACCTCCGGGCGCTCGGGGAGCGCGTCTACGACATCGTCGTCGTGGGGGGCGGCGCGACCGGATGCTCGGTGGCCCGGGACGCGGCGCTGCGCGGCCTGGACGTCTGCCTGGTGGAGCGCTCGGATCTGGCCTTCGGCGCCTCCTCCCGCTCCACCCGGTTCATCCACGGCGGAATCCGCTACCTCAAGACGTACGAGTTCGGGTTTGTTCGCGAAGGGCTGCACGAGCGATCGATCCTGATGGCGGTCGCTCCCCACCTCGTCAAGCCGATGCAATTCCTCTATCCCGCTTACCGGGGCGGCACGACCTCGCGCTTCGCGCTGCGCCTCGGCGTGGGGCTCTACGACTTGCTCGCGGGAAGGAAGCGCCTTTCCGGCTCGCGGCTCCTTTCGCTGTCCGACACGCTCGCGCTCGAGCCGAGGCTCCGCGAGCAGGATTTGACCGGATCGGTGCTCTACACGGACGCGGGGACCGACGACGCCCGGTTGGTGATCGAGACGGCGGTCGCGGCGGTCGAAGCGGGGGCCACGGTCGCGGTGCACGTCGAGGCGGAGCGCATCGTGCCTTCCGAGACGGGGCCGGCCGTCCTCATTCTCCGGGATCGTCTCTCGGGCGCTCCGTTGGGAGCCCGGGGAGCGGTCGTCGTCAATGCCGCCGGCGCCTGGGTGGGCGGCATCCTCGACGCCCCGATGCGGGCGGAGAAGCCGCGCGCCACCGCGCTCCTGCGGCCCAGCCGCGGATCCCACGTCGTGATTTCCGAGTCGGCGCTGCCGCTGACCCGCGTCGTGGTGATGACGTCGCGCTCCGACGGACGAATCCTCTTCGCGGTCCCCTCCGGCGGCTTCACCTATCTCGGCACGACCGAAGTGCCTCACGAGGGCGGCCTGGACGAGGTGCGCGCCGGCGCCGAGGAAGTCGACTACATCCTCTCGGTCGCCCGCGGCGCGTTTCGCGACTTCTCCGTCTCGCGCGATCAAGTTCTCGCCACCTGGTCGGGAATCCGGCCGCTGCTGGATCGCCCCCATCAGCCGACCGGCAGGCTGTCGCGCGACTTCCGCGTCATGCAGGAGGCCCCCGGAGTGGTGACCGTCGCCGGCGGGAAGCTGACCTCGTGCCGGCGGATGGCCGAGGCGGCGGTCGATCTGGCGGCGCAGATCCTGGCGAACCGCTTCGGGCGGCGGGCCGATGACTGCATCACGGCGTGGAAGCTGTTCCCCGGGGCGGAGGGACCGACCCGCGGAGGGGACGACGACCTTCCGCCGGGGCTCGATCCGGACGTGGCC from Candidatus Polarisedimenticolia bacterium includes:
- a CDS encoding glycerol-3-phosphate dehydrogenase/oxidase produces the protein MTVARSGTIAAKSIDRKPEAPRARLAWDRSAHLRALGERVYDIVVVGGGATGCSVARDAALRGLDVCLVERSDLAFGASSRSTRFIHGGIRYLKTYEFGFVREGLHERSILMAVAPHLVKPMQFLYPAYRGGTTSRFALRLGVGLYDLLAGRKRLSGSRLLSLSDTLALEPRLREQDLTGSVLYTDAGTDDARLVIETAVAAVEAGATVAVHVEAERIVPSETGPAVLILRDRLSGAPLGARGAVVVNAAGAWVGGILDAPMRAEKPRATALLRPSRGSHVVISESALPLTRVVVMTSRSDGRILFAVPSGGFTYLGTTEVPHEGGLDEVRAGAEEVDYILSVARGAFRDFSVSRDQVLATWSGIRPLLDRPHQPTGRLSRDFRVMQEAPGVVTVAGGKLTSCRRMAEAAVDLAAQILANRFGRRADDCITAWKLFPGAEGPTRGGDDDLPPGLDPDVARHLTGTYGSRAARILKKIASNAPLGVPFVAGCAATPAEVIHAVECEGAVRLGDLLYRRLHPHFVEARMARPEGRDLALGASRVMAAWLGWNEARRAEEVEAAVAEWQRSFAVPGKR